A window from Mytilus trossulus isolate FHL-02 unplaced genomic scaffold, PNRI_Mtr1.1.1.hap1 h1tg000122l__unscaffolded, whole genome shotgun sequence encodes these proteins:
- the LOC134700081 gene encoding ankyrin repeat domain-containing protein 6-like, with product METNSRQLEEALLTAASCGDTQTIKRFLEGGVNVNYQDYNGETALHNAARIRNTDIIKLLIDAGIDSIAQNKYGYTALHIAVMNGNTDIVKLLIDAGPNIQNQYGNTALVVAVIYGNTESAKLMIDGGIDLNIKNQFDRRTALQIAVDHRYTEIVKLLIDGGIDLNITSRYDNTALHIAVEHGYTEIVRLLIDGGIDPNTKNEDGHTALHIAAKQDDQAIASLLLDNECDPNIRNKHVEM from the exons GCTCTACTTACTGCTGCAAGTTGTGGTGACACGCAAACAATAAAGAGATTTTTAGAGGGAGGAGTAAATGTTAACTATCAAGACTAT aATGGCGAAACTGCACTTCACAATGCTGCACGGATCAGAAACACAGACATCATCAAATTGCTAATTGATGCTGGTATTGATAGCATTGCCCAGAACAAG TATGGTTACACTGCTCTGCACATTGCTGTAATGAACGGAAATACAGATATCGTCAAATTGCTGATCGATGCTGGTCCCAATATACAAAATCAG TATGGTAACACTGCACTTGTCGTTGCTGTAATTTACGGAAACACAGAAAGCGCTAAGTTGATGATTGATGGTGGCATTGATCTCAATATAAAGAATCAG TTTGATAGAAGAACTGCACTTCAAATTGCTGTAGATCACAGATACACAGAAATCGTCAAGTTGCTGATTGATGGTGGCATTGATCTCAATATAACGAGTAGG TATGATAACACTGCACTCCACATTGCTGTAGAACATGGATACACAGAAATTGTCAGATTGCTGATTGATGGTGGCATTGATCCCAATACCAAGAATGAG GATGGACATACTGCGTTGCATATAGCTGCCAAACAAGATGACCAGGCGATAGCTTCTCTTTTGTTAGACAACGAATGTGATCCAAACATACGAAATAAGCAC GTTGAAATGTGA